The sequence GTGAACGCCTCGTTCGTTCCAGCCGTGTAATCGCCGGGTGATCCATCGAAGCCGAAGTTCACGTAATCCGGTTTGATCGTCACACTCGTGCTGTCAACTTCATCGCCGTTAAGATTGGTATCACGCGCATCGACCACTTCGGCGCGGATACTATCAGCACCTACCGCAGGCTGGATATCGCCAGTCTCGTTCGCGATTGTGATGGAAGTAGTTCCAGCGATGTCAGTCGTGTAGACCTGGGTTGACCGCTCGTCAACGTTCGTGGTCTCGAGCGTGAATTTCAGGTCAATATTTGTTCCCTCTGCATGCTGGCCAACGGGATTCTCATATTTGTCAACGACCTGGGCATCAGCGGTGATCGAGCCACCGTTGTATGCCATCTCATCGCCGTCCTCACCTACGGTTGAGAGTTTGATATCGTCAGCATCTACGTGGAGGACTTTAACCGTATCTGACGTGCCAACATCTTTCGACAATACTTCACTCGCTTCGAGTTTATAATCCCCAGCCGTTGTTGCGTTGAATTCGAACGTCGTCGAGCCGCTTTCAACGTGTGCGGTTAATGTTGATGTTGGCGCACCATACGTTGAATTTATCTCCGCGTCGGAATCGGTAATATCTACGCTATCATTCGATAGTGTAGGGCGTTCTAATACGTCGTCGGGATCCTCAGTCAATGAAATTTTGGACGGCGCTGTCGAAATGTTTTCATCTGCAATGGGCTCACTACTGGTGTTCAATAATTGTAACGTTGCTGTCGATGGTGTTCCAGCATCCGTTTCATCCTCTGCTATACTGAAGTCAACGGTATTCGGCTGGACCTCTAACGTGTCCGTTCCTGCCTCAAGCGAACTGTTGTCGACTTCCACCTCGAAGTCCCCGACACCCGATTTGAGCGCATCGTCACCGCTCTCGTTGACGACGACACCAACCACTCCGTTATCATCACTGGTGACATCAACCGACTTCGTGTCCCACTCAGATTCAGTAACCTGATCAGTCAACGTGTAAGTCAGTTCACCTTCCCAATCGTCGACTGTATTTCCATATGTATCTTGGATTGTCGCATCGATTGTTGCTTCCCCACCTTCGTAATTAATGCTGTCAGCGTTGGAATTAGCTGACACCTTCGTAGCTTCGGCGGGATTAATAGTTGCATTGATCGCTGGCTGACCAACGAAGTCCTCATTGGAACCATCGGATGCGGTTACGTTTGCAATTGGCTTATCTGAATATTTCGCCGCTTGGTCTTTCGCACTGTCAGAGACTTCTACGCCGAATTCAACAGTTACATTGTCATCGGTAGAAGACAGATCTGTCTCACTGTCTAAGTTCAATGTAATATTGACCTTGTGGTCAGATAGATCGGCCGTGGAAGCGCCAGTGAGACCCTCTGTTTTTAGATCTGTACTTTTCACCTCGGCATATTCAATGTCAAATTCATTACCGTCATCTTCTATTTCGACTGTAATGTTATCTCCATCGTTATATGTTCCATTTAGATTGAATTCCGCTTCTACAAAGTCTGTGTAATCACCCTCAACTTCATCAGCTGTATAAGTTGCATTTGCCGTGTCGATCTCGCCTATCGCCGCGGCCGCAGCTGGTGCCGCAAACACCGACAGCACCATCACCGCGGTTAACGCCACGGCGAGTACTGATCCGTATTTTGCCCGTCTATTGTGTCCTGTCATAGTTTGTGTCGTGTTTGTGTTCTCATGCGAGCGGCGTTCGTCCACTCCGCCCACCGCATCGTCGAGTGACATCGCCACTCGATACCGCTCACATATACCACCGGTATCTGCCAACGACCTTAAAACTATCCTCTCGACTGAAGATTCGTTAGGAATCGCTTACCGGATCCATAAGACTAGCCTACCCACTTCTCAGCCAGCGATACCGCCGAAGCACCCGGGTAACAGAGCCCCTCCAGCACGTTCCCCGAGCCATGCAGATGCCATCGCGAACCCGCCTGGCCGACCTCGATCGGCCCTACGACGTCCTCCTCGACGAACTCCTCACCCGCTGGGGCGACGACGCCCGCATCGCCTTCTACTACGACGCCGACCACGTCGCCCTCGCGCACGTCCGCGACGACCTCCTCGACCGGGACCTCGTCCCACACGTCGACGAGGTGGCGACCCGCGCCCGCCGCCGCGACGAACAGCCAACCGAGCGCAGCCAGGACGCCCTCGGCGCTCGCGAGACCACCGTCGAGATCCGCGAGGACGCGCTGGTCGTCCACTTCCACGGGGCGGACGACGAGGGACTGGTCGTGGTGGCCGACCGCGGCCCGAGCGTCTTCGAGAGTATGTTCGACGAGTGAGCGAGCGATTCCCGCGCCCGAGCGGGTGGCGTTCTCGCACCCAGTGATGGCATTGCCTGTTCCTGTCGTCTAGTAAGAATTATTTGTCGCGTCGCTCGTCGTACGAACTACCGATGGTAGATACCAACGAGACGACGATGGGACGACGCGCAGTCCTCGCGGGTGCGGCGGGCGGTATCGCGGCACTCGCCGGCTGCAGTGGCTCCGCGGACGACGCCGACGAGCCGACCGAGACGACGACTGAGACCACGACGACGGCGCCCACGACGGAACCGGCGCCGTCGCTCGAGGACCTCGAGCTCCCGATGGGCGTGAGCGAGGAGTCGGTCAGCGCGAACCTCCTCGCGGTCCACGAGCGCGCCGTCGCAGACGTCTCCCAGACCATCGACGTCACCCGTCTCGAGCACGGCGATCTCCTCGAACGGACGGTTCGATACGAGGACGGCAGGTTCCTCCAGACGGAGGTCGGGCGCGGCCCCCAGCAGGATATCTGGAACGAAGACGGTGAAGGGTACATCCGTGTCGCCGGTGGAGAGACCTACTTCCAGGGGCCACAGGAGGCTTCGCTGGCCGAACTGTCTCGCCTTCACCGCATGGAAGACCAGCTCCGGGCCGGCGACTATCAGCCGGTGGAGGCCGTCGAGGAGGACGGTCAGACCCTGATCGTCGCCGAAGCCACCGAGGCCACCCTGACCGACCGGCTGGCCCACCAGTACGAATCCATCGAGTCCTACACGGGCCGGCTCACCTTCACGCCCGAGGGTCGTATCGCCGAATTCGACGTCGAGTTCGAATACGTCGACCCGGAACGCGGCTCCGGGATGACCGAGTGGACCTTTCGCGTTCACTCGGTGGGCGAGACCACCGTCGCTGCGCCGGACTGGGTGTCCATCGCGCGCGAGGACGGATTCGACTTCGACGTCGCCCCGGGCGAGGACGGCTCGTTCGTCCGCGTCGATGTCAGCGGCGGTGACGGTGGCACCCATCCCAATCTCCACGTCTCCTACGGGATGGCTGGGCGCCGGCGGGGCAGTGCCGGCCTCGACCGGTCGCTGACCGATGGTGACACGCTCTATCTCGGATTCGACGAGAACGACGAGTCGGTGGTCACGGTGAACGAACCGCCCGAAGCAGTCCAGGACGTCTCCGGGCCGGTCGACGTGTCTCTCTACGTCAACGGACCGGAGGTCATCGATACGAGGGTTTCCTTGTAGTCTCCCGGATCGGCTCGCCTGCCTTCATTCTCCGTCAACAGCGTCTTCGATGACCGCATCGAAATCCACGTCCTCCGCGCGGTAGGCCTCCTCGTACTCGACCGCCGCCTCGCCGCGCTCGCTGATCTCGTAGAGGCCGCTTCGCTCGGCCGGGCCGACCCGCTCGACGAGGTCCTTGTCCGCGAGCGTGCGCAGGCGCGTGTTGATGTACGACCGGTCGCGGTCCAGGCCGACCGCGATGTTCACGGCGTTGTTCCGCCCCTCCTCGGCCAGAAAGCCCAGGATCTCGAAGTCGGTAGGGTAGACCAGTTTCATACCAGTGTCGTCCCGTGGTTCCGTTCCCGACCCGTTCCGACGCCCATACTACAGGTATATGCTACCGGTAGATAAAATGTGGCCATGGTCGACGTTCCGCGGTGTCGATGCGACGACCGGTCGAAATCCGGTCATCGATCGGTCAACGTATCGCCACCGATCGGTCAACACCCGTCCGGTCTTCGATCACGGATCGGCCACCGACTGGCCGATATCCGGCCCCCGTTCGAGTACCGTGTGACCACCGAACGGTCTGTTTCATATCCAGATGTCTGCCACCAGCGGTCAGTAAGATGTTCCTACCGTAGGTACTGTGCGGGTAGGATGATCGTACTCGAACGACCGAAAACGTCGACGAATCCGCTCAGGGCCCGGCGGTGGCGTCCACGACCGATCCCCGTGGGCCCACGTCGGCGGCGACCTCCCTGACGCCGTCGCCGTCTGCGGATTCGAGCCGGCTCGCGACGTGGCGCCCGCGTCCGGTCAGTCGGTAGGTGCCTCGCCGAGGTTCGGCCGCCACGAGGTCGAGGTCGACCAGCGTCTCGAGGCCGGCCAGGGCCGTCTCCCTGTCGCACTCGCGGTCCCGCAGGACGTCGTCGACAGTGCCACGTCGATTCGTGTCGAACCACGTCAGGAGGACCGCCGCCGGTTCGTCGGTCATGTGTTAGCTGGTCAATCAGTTACCATCGGTATAAGCCTGCCGTCTGGCTGTCAGACGAAACTACTATAAGGTTAAGTGACAATTACTACGTGTGGACGGTTCGAAGGGTCGAGTCGACCCTTCCTCCCCATTCCT is a genomic window of Halanaeroarchaeum sp. HSR-CO containing:
- a CDS encoding winged helix-turn-helix transcriptional regulator; this translates as MKLVYPTDFEILGFLAEEGRNNAVNIAVGLDRDRSYINTRLRTLADKDLVERVGPAERSGLYEISERGEAAVEYEEAYRAEDVDFDAVIEDAVDGE